From the Bos javanicus breed banteng chromosome 7, ARS-OSU_banteng_1.0, whole genome shotgun sequence genome, the window TCACCATGAGGAATGTCTTTCCAGGTCACTTCAGAACACCCAAGTCTGCCTACCTGGAGAATGCAGCAGAGTGTGACTGATTTGTTAGAGCCTGAGTGATCCTGGGTGGGCAGGAGAAAGAAATAAGGCGAGAACCTGGGAGAGCTGGATACCACTAGATCATATGCTGAAGTTCTAAGAAGGGGCAGCCCAAGAAGAAGTGAAGGGAATgaccttggcagtccagtggttaggactctgagtgCTCACTGGGAGGGTctaggttcactccctggtcggggaacgaaAATCCCACTTGCCGTGTGGTAcggccaaacaacaacaacaaaacagaaaaagaagtgaaGGGCATGAGAACTCGGCTAGTCAGCTTCTACCATGACCTCATCTGGAGTTGAGTGGACATAGGTCAGGGTTGCCACGTGGTAGACTGAACCTCCTTCCCGATGCTGTCCCTTCCTCACCCATTGCAGGCAGCAGGTCAGCTGGTGTGGTAGAAGGGAAGAGGGCCCCTGAGGAAGTCCAGCTACCAGAGACTCGAGAGCAGAATCAAGGTAAGAGTACAGGAGAAAAGAGTGGGCACCCAAGGCTGTGGCCTCAGAGCAGGGTTTTTGTTCtgtggaaaaaatgaaatggagTCAGCTCCACCCTTTGCACCACCTCAGCTTCCATCAAGGCCTGTTCCCCTCCCCTGAGATGTCCATTAGAGGTCTACAGTCCTCATGACCAAAAGGAACTCACGCCACCCCCAGTCTCTTGTCCCCCTCGTCTGGGTTTCCCCCGATGGTCCAGAAAAGGCAGGAGGGGGTGTAACAGAGGAGCCCCTACCTGGCGTTCCATCACCGAAAAGGTAGAGGCTGCCCAGTCCTGGGAGAAGAGTTGGCTGTGAAAACGCATCTTAGCTGAAATGGCCTCCactgaggagagaaggaagactgAGAGCAGGCAGATGTTGGAgatttcttaggctccaaaagatggaaaggaaatgtctcagggACCCTGGCATATATGAGGGTGGGTGTGTGGCAGGTGGGAATGGGATATTATCTCATTCTGCTTGCTGTTCCTTGAGCTGAAGAGTGTCCCTGGGGCTCAGACAGGTGAAAAGGCAGCTTGGCAGGGGCAGGAGGGTGGTCATTTAGGGAATGGGAGAAGGCAGAAAGGCCCAGGCTGGGGAGATGTACGCCTATGCTAAGGGCTGAGGAGGGGGTTGCTCCATCTGCAGGAGATGGATGGAACCAGTGTGGACCACAGAGCTGACCCCTTCCCTCTCCCGGGGTTGAGCTGAACCAGCCACAGGGACTGGGAGCAGGTGGCGCGCACTCACTAAGGCAGGGGTTGTGGGAGAAGGACTCTTCCAGCCGCTCACACTCCTCTTGCAGATTGCCACTGCCTCGGCAGGTGCAGCTTAAGGCAACACTGGCATTGATATTGCTGACAAAATTGGGAGTCAAAGCAGTCCCTATGGGGTGAAGAAAAGATTATCGATGACTAAGCCAACCCCGCCTTCAGCTCCCATCCGTCTCCCACCTGTCTCAGGACCACTCCATCTGGGTTCAGTCTTGAGAGCATTTTCACCCGCCAGGCTGGCCAACCTGTTGGCTCCCTACCCACGTCCCCCAGCCTCACCAATCAGCCCCATGTATGCCCGCAGACATCTGGACTGCTCTGTTGCACAGGTCCCTAGGATGTCCATGGGATGGCAGTGGGTCTGAAAATCTGCCAGACGTGATCtggaaaaaaggaaatttcaaGAGTCCCTGTTGACGGTCTGGCCTGCAGCCATCAACTTGCTGCCCCTTTAGCTGACATGCCTATCTTCATGCCAAATCCTCCTCTGCCTTTCAGAGCCTGAGCCATGGCCTCCTCCTGAGTGAGGCCTGCTCCTGTCACAGTCAAATATACTATCACCCCAGTCTCCACAGCATATCACTTTtaacttgggctccaaaatccctaatTATGAGACctcaggcagtttctttaacctcagtttccttgacaGTAAATAGAGACGAAAATAGCACTACCTTGTGGATTTTTGTGAGGATGAAGTAAGAACATTAAATGTACAGCATTTAATAGGGCCTGGTATTCAGTgagtattcagtaaatgttagatattattattttaacactCATCCTACAGTAGGTAAAGCTGGTTATCTTTAGGCAATGGAattgtgaatatatttttctatatatatttgtgCAGTTTTCCTTAcaaaaatgtaaggaaaaaatGTAAGGCAAAAGCCTCGTGTTAGATCAGTGGTTTacttctctgtcatccccattcAAATGCAAACTCCTTGAAAGGAGGGACAATATCTTAGTCATCTAGCCCAGCACTTGTTAAGTGATTGTGATAGTAATAGTAACAGCTACCAGCATAACAACAGGCAGCAGAGCAGAGCCTTTAGGAGCAGACTCTAGGCCAGACTTCTTTCATTCTAAACTTCATTAACAAACCTGACTTACTATCTAGGGGTGAATTTGAGTAAGCTATTTATCCTTTCTCTGCTgtggtttcttcatttgtaaactgaggatgataaaaaaaaataacaacaatcttACAGAGTTCTTGTGAATTTTAGATGAGTTACTAGATGTTAAGTACTTAAAACAGTACTTAGCCCATAGTAATTACTAGGTGTTAATATGTTAACTAAGAGCTTTTATTATGTAATATCTTACAGAAGAGGAAGTGGGACTCAAGagaggtgacttgcccaaggttacagaGAACTAAGTGGTAGAACCAAGCTGCAACACAAAGTTGGTGTGACTCTGTCAACAAATATCACTTGAAAGGAGGATAACTTCAATCTGATGAATGTTTGCGTGAGAAGGTCAAAGTAAGCCAGattaaaattttgcttaaatttttatCAGACACCTTACAATTCTTCATGTTCTTTGATTTGGTAATGACATTTGTAGCAACACAACCTAAGCAATAATTAGATTTGTGCACGAAGATTAATAAATAACAGTaatatttattgcagcattatttatagcagtaaagaaagcaacctaaatatctataAACAGAGGAATTACTAAATAAAATATGGGGCATCTATAAAGTGAAATACAATGTACACAGTTAAAAagtaagttgttaaaaaaaaaaaaaaaagtaagttgttAAAGGACAGTAAATGACAAAATAAGCACCATCATTTACTGAGTCCTTACTTAACTGCACCAGTAAGCTAACTCTCTACATAAATTACATAATTTAACTCTCACCAGAATCCCAAGAGGTCTGCATTATTATCCCAGTTTTTACAGAGGAGTAAGTGGAACCTTGGGTTAAGTGACAGAATTTTAAGTTAAGTGATAGATGCAAGGTCACACAGACAAGGATTTAAATTCACATATGTCTGACTTCAGAGCTTGTCTTCATCTCTATTCCATACTGCTTCCATCAGAAAATGCTCACCAGATACGTACCATAAGTGGAAGAAAAGCAAGATAAATATACTCTCAAAATGTCTGATTTTGTTTATCTGTAGAGAAAAAAGATTGGAAGGAAATGCTCTCCAAAGTATGTTAGATTAACTCCAGGTGATGGGTTTGGGGTGATATTTTAAGacacatttatattttctaaggtttttacactgtgtgtgtgtgtgtgtgtgtgtgtgtgtgtgtacacacacacactcacatttaCCCTtagaaaagtgttttaaaaggTATCGAGAGTAGCTATGTGGTGAAATCAGTCCAGGATCCCTGGGCTAGGTTAGATTCAACCCTGCCCAGGAAGAAGCCTGGAAGGAGTGGCACCCACCCCGTTCACCAGCACCCACCACATAGCACCCGCACCTGCACAGCGGGTCGGATACACAGACGTGCCGAAGCTCCAGGCAGTTGGGGGCCTCCGAGGGCAGCGCGCAGCTGGGGGCAATGGTGTTGCGCCGGCGCTGCCCGCAGCCCTGATCGGTGGGCGCGCACGGGCACAGCAGCAGGCCCTGCGAGTGAGGCTCTGAGGCTTTCTCGAAGAAGGCGCGTAGCTGCCTTTGGCAAGTGTGGCGCTGGCAGCGGGACCCAGAGCACGCCTCCCCGTACGCTTTGCGCAGCCGGTCACACTTGTCATTAAGAGTGCACAGCATGGCGAACTTGAGGCAAAGGTCCGAGTCTGGGGGGAGAGGGGAAGCAAGTCAGCAGTCCTCTTTACAGACCTGCAGCCCAGCCTCTGATTTATCAAGGGCGGTAGTGGGAGGGCACTACCGTCAGGGAGGACTGCCCTGAAAAAGGCTTTGCCCATGAGCCTCCCCCATCCTGTTCCTCTGCTTGcctaggcttttgtttgtttgtttgcttttaagccACATACATCTAACCGAATCCTTCTTACAATCCTATGCAATGAGTGAGATCCCATGGTGGAAACTGTAACAAGAGGCCCTACAACATTCTAAAGTACTttctgggaaattccctggaagtccagcagTTAGGAAGCCAGTCTTTCACTTCTGAGGGGTTCCATCTTTGgtgggggaactaggatcccacaatcCTCCTGGTGTGGAAAAGTATACTTTCTGAACTGTCCACAACAGATGCAACCGAATTCTACTTAGGATTTCAGTTCTGTATCTGTATTCTGTCCATCTTTCTTTGATTGATGCATGCATAAAAAAACCCATACTCTGAGTCTTGGGAAATCATGGTGATACTTCTATTAACAGAATATTTCAGCAGTCAGAACAGAGTAACTGGAATAGGTTATTCCAGATTCCTTGTAACCTAGAGTTTCTAATATATAAATTTCTATACTTTTCTCTCAAAATtctaatatgaagaactgactgtACAACAAATCTCACATCTCTCTCAAAAAGAGAGTGCAAGTGTGTCTTCCTCTCCAATTAACACAACAGCCTCACTTTCTTAAAAAACATGCATCATAGTCCTTGCCAGACAGATGGCTCCCCACCCTGAATCACTCCTGAGGAGTCACACTCTCTCTCACCATTCCCTGCCCAACACCTCGCCCATCCCATTAGAATGGTTGAAAACAAGCAATTTCCTGGTCTTCAGGGACCACAAGCTACTTTCCTGGCTGCCTCGAATTAGGGTAAATACTCCATTTCAGCACATTTTTTCCCTGGGACTGCTGCCACTCCCTTCTAACCCTTTGTAGAGATCCACCCTTTGGAAGCTAGAAGCTCTAACAGGCTCTCTTTGATTATCTCCTTAATAACTATTGCTTTTTGTTGATTTGTGAGACTAGATTATGCCCCATAGCTCAGACTCTCACCATGACAGGGCTTCTTTAGTCACCTGGCAGTCTAGAACTCTCCCCTCTTATTACCCAGCTGTGTTCCCCACCAGCCACCCTTCCCGCAGAGTCTAGGCCCTCCCATACCCCAGCCCTAGCTGGCCCTGCATACCTGGTATGAGCATGTTCAGTTTGCTGAGATTCATTTTCCAGGGTTTTCTGGTCACTGTGTCTTCATAGGGAGAGACATCCAGCTCATAGTCACCTAGAGACAAGGTAGGATGCATCAGAATCCTGAGGACTGGGCTGGGGATGAGAGTAGGAGGAGCTGAAGCTCCTGGGGAAAAGGCAAAGGCACAATCTCTACCCAAATAGCTGCATCCTGGgcggaggagaggaaaaaaaatggggCCATAAAGGTACAGGCTAGGCTTGATGAATAAACCGGGTTTAATGGTAAGAATAATAAAGCTACTATTTGTTGTGCACACTGTATACTGGGCACtatggtattatatatatatataaaatatatttatatatatatatatacaatttcacTTAGGTAAAAGGAAACTTCGGATAAGACAGGTTTAATTCACTTGCTCAGGCTCACATAAGCTAATAAGTGGAGTCGGGATTTGAAATCTAGATTATCCGATTCCAGAGTCTCCACTCCTAACTACTACGCATATCGCCTGTAGGCATGTAAACAAGTAAAGGGATTCTGTCCTGTTTGCTCTTGCAATTGGAGAAGGGGCCATGGTGAACTCTGTTCCAGAACCAACCACTTGGCTATGGAAATTTATCACATGCTGAGGTGATGGAAACGTGAACAGGCCCAGAATGAACCTgactgagaaaagcagagaagggagagacaATGATTTCAAAGGAAATACATCTCTTTCAGATGCCCTCATGGGGCTGTGAGCTCCTGAAAGAGATGTACAGGATCTTATAAAATCACTGCATACAAAACATTGTTAACCAActgtacctcaattaaaaaaaaaaattactgcatAGCTCATACAcaaggtgcttaataaatactggTTAAAAAGTATTGTTTAAAGACAGAGGTGAGCTTGCAGGGACATTCTGTATGTCTTCAGTAGAGAAGGGATATGtatg encodes:
- the GFRA3 gene encoding GDNF family receptor alpha-3 isoform X2 — protein: MARPQNPRPLPPALLLLLPLLLRAGDHLPTEGRFTNSCIQARRKCQADPTCNATYHYLNSCASSISTSSPAEEPLVPEDCMEAAQQLRNSSLMSCTCHRRMKNQATCLDIYWTIHPARSLGDYELDVSPYEDTVTRKPWKMNLSKLNMLIPDSDLCLKFAMLCTLNDKCDRLRKAYGEACSGSRCQRHTCQRQLRAFFEKASEPHSQGLLLCPCAPTDQGCGQRRRNTIAPSCALPSEAPNCLELRHVCVSDPLCRSRLADFQTHCHPMDILGTCATEQSRCLRAYMGLIGTALTPNFVSNINASVALSCTCRGSGNLQEECERLEESFSHNPCLMEAISAKMRFHSQLFSQDWAASTFSVMERQNKNPALRPQPWVPTLFSCTLTLILLSSLW
- the GFRA3 gene encoding GDNF family receptor alpha-3 isoform X1, whose product is MPNHLGQLILNKERLEQRGNEKKKKKMDATTENGDHLPTEGRFTNSCIQARRKCQADPTCNATYHYLNSCASSISTSSPAEEPLVPEDCMEAAQQLRNSSLMSCTCHRRMKNQATCLDIYWTIHPARSLGDYELDVSPYEDTVTRKPWKMNLSKLNMLIPDSDLCLKFAMLCTLNDKCDRLRKAYGEACSGSRCQRHTCQRQLRAFFEKASEPHSQGLLLCPCAPTDQGCGQRRRNTIAPSCALPSEAPNCLELRHVCVSDPLCRSRLADFQTHCHPMDILGTCATEQSRCLRAYMGLIGTALTPNFVSNINASVALSCTCRGSGNLQEECERLEESFSHNPCLMEAISAKMRFHSQLFSQDWAASTFSVMERQNKNPALRPQPWVPTLFSCTLTLILLSSLW